In the genome of Triticum urartu cultivar G1812 chromosome 5, Tu2.1, whole genome shotgun sequence, one region contains:
- the LOC125509497 gene encoding uncharacterized protein LOC125509497 has translation MIPTISDVSTVEEWRVVAKDIVTRKGELSYRATIVDWPGLGYSDRPSLNYNADVMENFLVQLLNSPNSPVADADGELVVVGGGHAATIAIRAAGKGLIRPSAVAAVAPTWAGPLPIVFGRGSDMETRYGLLRGTLRAPAIGWMMYNLLVSNEKSIQSQYKSHVYANPENVTPEIVESRYELTKRKGARYVPAAFLTGLLDPVQSREEFLQLFAKLDGDVPVLVVSTLNSPKRSKAEMEALKGAKGVTKFVEVPGALLPQEEYPLAVAEELYDFLQESGR, from the exons ATGATCCCTACAATTTCTGATGTTAGCACAGTGGAGGAATGGAGGGTGGTCGCCAAAGATATTGTGACACGGAAAGGAGAACTCAGCTACCGtgctactattgttgattggcctggTCTGGGTTATTCAGACAGGCCATCACTGAACTATAATGCTGATGTGATGGAGAATTTTCTGGTTCAGCTACTGAACTCACCAAATAGTCCTGTGGCGGATGCAG ATGGCGAACTGGTAGTTGTTGGAGGTGGTCATGCAGCAACCATAGCTATCCGTGCAGCTGGGAAGGGCCTTATCAGACCATCTGCGGTTGCTGCTGTTGCACCTACTTGGGCTGGACCCCTTCCCATTGTATTTGGCCGAGGTTCTGATATGGAAACAAG GTACGGGCTTCTACGAGGAACCCTCAGGGCCCCAGCCATTGGCTGGATGATGTACAATCTTCTGGTGAGCAACGAAAAGTCCATCCAGTCCCAGTACAAGTCCCATGTGTATGCCAACCCTGAGAATGTGACACCGGAAATCGTCGAAAGCCGCTACGAATTGACCAAAAGAAAAGGCGCGCGATACGTCCCTGCCGCGTTCCTGACGGGCCTCCTCGACCCTGTCCAATCGAGGGAGGAGTTCCTGCAGCTGTTTGCCAAGTTGGATGGAGATGTCCCTGTTCTAGTGGTGTCGACGCTGAATTCCCCCAAGAGGTCCAAGGCCGAGATGGAGGCTCTCAAGGGCGCCAAAGGCGTGACCAAGTTCGTGGAGGTCCCGGGCGCGCTTCTGCCGCAGGAAGAATACCCCTTGGCCGTTGCAGAGGAGCTCTACGACTTCCTGCAGGAATCAGGAAGATGA